The following DNA comes from Bacillota bacterium.
CATCGTGTGCAGACAAGGAACGTCAAAGCCAGTCAGCCACATGTCACGGACAATGACGACCCTGAATGGGTCAGCTGGATCCTTGAATCTCTTGGCTAGTTCTTCACGCCGGGATTTGTTGCGGATATGTTGCTGCCATTCCGCCGGATCCGATGCTGACCCGGTCATCACGACCTTCAGGACGCCTTTATCATCGCCATCATGGTGCCAGCCGGGCCGGATTCGGACGATAGCGTTGTAAAGATCCACACAAATCCGGCGACTCATACAGACCACCATGGCCTTGCCATCCATGGCCTCGAGCCGGCGCTCGAAGTGGTCGACTATATCCTGGGCGATCAACCTGATGCGTTTTTCAGTGCCTACCAGGGCCTCCAGTTGCGCCCACTTAGTCTTAAGCCGTTCCTTATGCTCGACCTCTTCGCCTTCAGTGACTTCCTCAAAGTCCTTGTCCAGCTTTGGCCGCTCGGTCTCATCCAGCTCCAGCTTGGCAAGACGGCTCTCATAATAGATGGGAACTGTCGCCCCATCCTTTACTGCCCGTTCGATGTCATAAACGCTTATATAGTCGCCAAATACCGCTCGGGTGTTCTTATCCGTCAACTCGATGGGTGTGCCGGTGAAGCCAATGAAGGAAGCATTGGGCAAGGCCTCACGCATATGCCGGGCGAAGCCATCGATAAAGTCGTACTGGCTGCGGTGAGCCTCGTCGGCAATGACCACGATGTTGCGCCGGTCGGATAATAGCGGATAATGATCCTCGCCTTCCGTCGGGAAGAACTTCTGCACGGTGGTGAACACGACGCCGCCTGACGCGGTGCGTAGAAGGTCGCGCAAGTGAGCCCGGCTCTCCGCCTGAACAGGCTCTTGGCGCAAGAGTTCGTGGCATCGGGAGAACGTGCCGAAAAGCTGGTCGTCCAGGTCATTCCGGTCAGTGATGATCACTAAAGTTGGGTTCTTCATCGCTGGTTCCAGTATCACGCGCCCGGCATAGAATGCCATAGTCAGGCTCTTGCCCGAACCCTGGGTATGCCAAATAACCCCAATGCGTTGGTCACCGGGCTTTGCGTCACGCTGACCTTTGACAAAATATGTACCTTCCTCTTCATACCCCAGCCAGGGAGGAGATGACGTTGCACAGGCGCGAATAGTCTCAGCCAGAGCCACATTCACAGCGTGGTACTGATGATATCCAGCCATTTTCTTCACGAGCACCCCGCCACCCATGTCTTCAAACACAATAAAATAATGAATTAGATCCAAGAATCGTCGCCGGTCGAATACTCCCTTCAGAAGCACCTCAAGCTGAGATAGCGTTTCCGCAGCTAGTTCCCCGCCTTCGATGGTCCGCCACGGCAGGAACCATTCACGGCCTACCGTCAGGGTGCCGATACGGGCTTGCGTACCGTCGGAGACCACTAGAGCCTCGTTATAGGCGAAGAGCGATGGGATTTGCTGCTTATAAGTCTGCAACTGATTAAAGGCCGACCAGATGGTGGCGTTTTCGTCAGCAGCGTTCTTCAGTTCAATGACAGCCAGCGGCAGACCATTGACGAAAAGGACAATATCCGGCCGCCTCTCATAGCGATCCTCCACGACTGTGAACTGGTTAACGGCCAGGAAATCATTGTTCTCCGGGTTGTCATAGTCAAGCACACGAACAAGATCGCCCATTATGGAACCATCTGTCCGCTGATACTCCACCGGCACGCCCTCAACCAGGTACCGGTGTAGAGTATGATTATCCGCAACCAACGAGGGCTGGTCTAGCCTCGTGAGCTTACGAAACGCCTCCTCCAGAGCATCCGCCGGTACCTGCGGATTGAGCTGCTGAAGTGCTTGCCGCAGGCGGCGCTTCAGGACGACTTGCCGATAATCCTCGCGCTCAGCCTGCAGTTCACCTGGCGCAATCTCCGGCCCGGAAAGGAT
Coding sequences within:
- a CDS encoding type I restriction endonuclease subunit R; this translates as MTNSGFTESTVEQAALAWLESLGYVILSGPEIAPGELQAEREDYRQVVLKRRLRQALQQLNPQVPADALEEAFRKLTRLDQPSLVADNHTLHRYLVEGVPVEYQRTDGSIMGDLVRVLDYDNPENNDFLAVNQFTVVEDRYERRPDIVLFVNGLPLAVIELKNAADENATIWSAFNQLQTYKQQIPSLFAYNEALVVSDGTQARIGTLTVGREWFLPWRTIEGGELAAETLSQLEVLLKGVFDRRRFLDLIHYFIVFEDMGGGVLVKKMAGYHQYHAVNVALAETIRACATSSPPWLGYEEEGTYFVKGQRDAKPGDQRIGVIWHTQGSGKSLTMAFYAGRVILEPAMKNPTLVIITDRNDLDDQLFGTFSRCHELLRQEPVQAESRAHLRDLLRTASGGVVFTTVQKFFPTEGEDHYPLLSDRRNIVVIADEAHRSQYDFIDGFARHMREALPNASFIGFTGTPIELTDKNTRAVFGDYISVYDIERAVKDGATVPIYYESRLAKLELDETERPKLDKDFEEVTEGEEVEHKERLKTKWAQLEALVGTEKRIRLIAQDIVDHFERRLEAMDGKAMVVCMSRRICVDLYNAIVRIRPGWHHDGDDKGVLKVVMTGSASDPAEWQQHIRNKSRREELAKRFKDPADPFRVVIVRDMWLTGFDVPCLHTMYLDKPMRGHGLMQAIARVNRVFKDKPGGLVVDYLGLAHELKEALATYTESGGKGQTAIDQGEAVAVMLREYEVCCDIFHGFDWSSWKRGGPQERLSMIPAAQEHVLQQDDGKNRLAKAVTALSRAFALAVPHQKALEIRDDVAFFQAVKAALSKSVTGEQRSPDELDHAIRQIVSRAVASDGVIDIFAAAGLKKPDISILSDEFLAEVRGMPHRNLAVEMLRKLLEGEIKTRSKKNIIQARSFAEMLEQSIKRYHNRAIETAQVIEELIALAREMREAGRRGEKLGLTEDEVAFYDALGVNDSAVKVLGDATLRTIAQELVRTVRNNLTIDWTLRENVRAQMRVMIKRILRRYGYPPDKQARATELVLEQAEVLCKDWVKS